One stretch of Balneolaceae bacterium DNA includes these proteins:
- a CDS encoding XrtA system polysaccharide deacetylase produces the protein MNEVYVTIDVEDWFQVENLRPAFPRETWDRQEWRVHRNVERLLELLADHRARATFFVLGSVADAFPDLVRRIADEGHEVASHGYNHQLLYSMNQQELREDLTRSKKLLEDLTGREVTGYRAPSFSISDGIIEHIRAAGYRYDSSYNDFGSHGRYGSIDMERWELICQGVWRCNGTPFYEIPIQNLKFMGLNIPWGGGGYFRMLPWRLFKKGIENITAHKPYIFYFHPWEIDPDQPVIKELPAGSRFKHYVNLSKSEARFKELLKTFEPMKVLSQLVEER, from the coding sequence ATGAACGAGGTGTACGTGACCATAGACGTGGAGGACTGGTTCCAGGTGGAGAACCTGCGGCCGGCCTTCCCGCGGGAGACGTGGGACCGACAGGAGTGGCGCGTGCACCGCAACGTGGAGCGCCTGCTGGAGCTGCTGGCCGACCACCGGGCCCGGGCCACCTTCTTCGTGCTGGGCAGCGTGGCCGACGCCTTCCCCGATCTGGTCCGGCGCATCGCCGACGAGGGACACGAGGTCGCCTCGCACGGCTACAACCACCAGCTGCTCTATTCCATGAACCAACAGGAGCTCCGCGAGGACCTCACCCGCTCGAAGAAACTGCTGGAGGACCTCACCGGCCGCGAGGTCACCGGCTACCGCGCGCCCTCCTTTTCCATCAGCGACGGCATTATCGAACACATTCGCGCGGCGGGCTACCGCTACGACTCCTCCTACAACGATTTCGGCAGCCACGGCCGCTACGGGAGCATCGACATGGAGCGTTGGGAGCTCATCTGTCAGGGGGTCTGGCGCTGCAACGGCACGCCCTTCTACGAAATCCCCATTCAGAACCTCAAATTCATGGGACTCAACATCCCCTGGGGCGGGGGAGGCTACTTCCGTATGCTGCCCTGGCGCCTGTTCAAAAAGGGCATCGAAAATATCACCGCCCATAAGCCATATATTTTTTATTTTCATCCCTGGGAAATCGACCCGGACCAGCCCGTCATCAAAGAGCTGCCGGCGGGATCCCGTTTCAAGCATTACGTCAATTTGTCCAAGAGCGAAGCGCGCTTCAAGGAATTGCTCAAGACCTTCGAACCTATGAAGGTGCTCAGTCAACTTGTGGAAGAGCGTTAA
- a CDS encoding nucleotide sugar dehydrogenase, which translates to MNEKEYTVGIVGLGYVGLPLMWTFHEAGMPVLGFDIDKEKIRCIKEGESYIRHLDGGMMERLAQSDRCDATTDFSRLAEADAILICVPTPLDRHREPDMEYVEKTTLTMREHLRKGQLVILESTTWPGTTEELIIPMLESKSGMKAGRDFFVAYSPEREDPGNREFNTGSIPKVVGGHTEDAIELACTLYETAITRTVPVSNTKTAEAVKLTENIFRSVNIALVNELKVVFKKMDIDVHEVLDAADTKPFGFMKFTPGPGLGGHCIPIDPFYLTWKAREHEQNTRFIELAGEINTSMPDYVMRQTFKALNHHGKPVKGSKILLIGLAYKPDVDDTRESPTFKLMDLFDEHGAEVEYYDPYLPAVPPTREHPNWTGKKSVDWNRETIASMDAVVISTNHSEIDYRQLAEWSDCIVDTRNAMKGIAQTHANQIWKA; encoded by the coding sequence TTGAACGAAAAGGAGTACACCGTGGGCATCGTGGGGCTGGGCTACGTGGGCCTGCCGCTGATGTGGACCTTCCACGAGGCGGGCATGCCGGTGCTGGGTTTTGATATCGACAAGGAGAAAATACGCTGTATCAAGGAAGGCGAAAGCTATATACGCCACCTGGACGGCGGCATGATGGAGCGGCTTGCCCAATCGGACCGCTGCGACGCCACCACCGACTTCTCCCGTCTGGCCGAAGCGGACGCCATCCTGATCTGCGTGCCCACCCCGCTGGACCGCCACCGCGAGCCGGACATGGAGTACGTGGAGAAGACCACCTTGACCATGCGGGAGCACCTGCGCAAGGGACAACTGGTGATCCTGGAATCGACCACCTGGCCGGGCACCACCGAAGAGCTGATCATTCCCATGCTGGAATCGAAATCGGGCATGAAGGCGGGCAGGGATTTCTTCGTGGCCTACAGCCCGGAACGGGAGGATCCCGGGAACAGGGAGTTCAACACCGGCAGTATTCCCAAGGTGGTGGGCGGACATACCGAAGACGCTATCGAGCTGGCCTGTACTCTTTATGAAACGGCTATCACCCGAACCGTGCCGGTCTCCAATACCAAAACGGCCGAGGCGGTCAAGCTCACCGAAAATATCTTCCGTTCGGTCAACATCGCGCTGGTGAATGAGCTGAAGGTGGTATTCAAAAAGATGGACATCGACGTGCACGAGGTGCTGGACGCCGCCGATACCAAGCCCTTCGGCTTTATGAAATTCACGCCCGGTCCGGGCCTGGGCGGGCACTGCATACCCATCGATCCCTTTTACCTGACCTGGAAGGCGCGGGAGCACGAACAGAATACCCGCTTCATCGAACTGGCCGGGGAGATCAACACCTCCATGCCCGATTACGTCATGCGACAGACCTTCAAGGCGCTGAACCATCACGGCAAGCCGGTAAAAGGGAGCAAGATCCTTCTTATCGGCCTGGCCTACAAGCCGGACGTGGACGACACCCGCGAGTCGCCCACCTTCAAACTGATGGATCTCTTTGACGAGCACGGGGCGGAGGTGGAGTACTACGATCCCTACCTCCCAGCCGTACCCCCCACGCGGGAACATCCGAACTGGACCGGGAAGAAGTCGGTGGACTGGAACCGGGAAACCATCGCCAGCATGGACGCGGTGGTGATCTCCACCAACCACTCGGAGATCGACTACCGGCAACTGGCCGAGTGGAGCGATTGCATCGTGGATACCCGCAATGCCATGAAGGGCATTGCCCAAACCCATGCCAACCAGATCTGGAAAGCGTAG
- the wecB gene encoding UDP-N-acetylglucosamine 2-epimerase (non-hydrolyzing), which translates to MKIISVASARPNFMKVAPLLHAFKESEEPIDSVLVHTGQHYDYEMSKIFFDELGLPEPDHHLGIGSGSHAEQTGRVMIEFEKVLLKEKPDWVVVVGDVNPTMACTITANKLGIRVAHVEAGLRSGDRTMPEEINRILTDAIADLLLTPSPGAGENLKKEGIPGEKIRFVGNIMIDTLFRMREKAQKSTILEELGLKKRNYLLVTLHRPSNVDRKETLEGYMRLLAELSDELPVVFPVHPRTRNRAEEFGIWEAMQSKHNLHLLEPVGYLDNIALMEHARLVLTDSGGIQEETTALGVPCLTARENTERPITVTEGTNRVAGADPEKLGAAVRSELEKELSNRKPPSRPELWDGQTRPSGSGRPYSITGTPDNDTYADNNPNYFLYISRFPKPMIKK; encoded by the coding sequence GTGAAAATCATCAGCGTGGCCAGCGCCCGCCCCAACTTCATGAAAGTGGCGCCCCTGCTCCACGCCTTCAAGGAGAGCGAAGAGCCCATCGATTCCGTGCTGGTCCACACCGGCCAGCACTACGACTACGAGATGTCCAAAATCTTCTTCGACGAGCTGGGACTGCCGGAGCCGGACCATCACCTGGGCATAGGCAGCGGCAGCCACGCCGAGCAGACCGGGCGGGTGATGATCGAATTTGAGAAGGTGCTGCTGAAAGAAAAACCCGACTGGGTGGTGGTGGTCGGGGACGTCAACCCCACCATGGCCTGCACCATTACGGCCAACAAGCTGGGCATCAGGGTGGCCCACGTGGAGGCCGGCCTGCGCAGCGGGGACCGCACCATGCCCGAGGAGATCAACCGCATCCTGACCGACGCCATCGCCGACCTGCTGCTGACGCCTTCGCCCGGCGCCGGCGAAAACCTGAAAAAAGAGGGCATACCGGGGGAGAAGATCCGTTTCGTGGGCAACATCATGATCGACACCCTCTTCCGGATGCGCGAAAAAGCCCAAAAGTCCACCATCCTGGAGGAGCTGGGTCTCAAGAAAAGAAACTACCTGCTGGTGACCCTGCACCGCCCCTCCAACGTGGACCGCAAGGAGACCCTGGAGGGCTACATGCGCCTGTTGGCAGAGCTCTCCGACGAACTGCCGGTGGTCTTTCCGGTGCATCCCCGCACACGCAACCGCGCCGAGGAGTTTGGCATCTGGGAGGCCATGCAAAGCAAACATAACCTCCACCTGCTGGAGCCGGTGGGATACCTCGACAACATCGCGCTGATGGAGCACGCGCGGCTGGTCCTGACGGACTCGGGGGGCATACAGGAAGAGACCACGGCCCTTGGCGTGCCCTGCCTGACGGCCCGGGAGAATACCGAGCGCCCGATCACCGTCACCGAGGGGACCAACCGGGTGGCGGGCGCTGACCCTGAAAAACTGGGTGCTGCCGTCCGGTCGGAACTGGAGAAAGAGCTGTCTAACAGGAAACCCCCGTCCAGGCCCGAGCTGTGGGACGGGCAAACGCGGCCAAGCGGATCCGGGAGGCCATACTCGATTACGGGAACACCTGATAATGATACATACGCGGATAACAACCCTAACTATTTTTTGTATATTTCGCGCTTCCCGAAACCAATGATCAAGAAATAA